Proteins from a genomic interval of Zingiber officinale cultivar Zhangliang chromosome 2A, Zo_v1.1, whole genome shotgun sequence:
- the LOC122039709 gene encoding acyl transferase 4-like: MERHAKLKLALMTMSFTVTKVAEEFVAPSGGTAAAELSLPLSSLDHAMGLRFFVEVVAAYEGGGLLQSPADAIRAALASALAHYYPVAGRLVVSDEGELEVACTGEGVWFVEAKASRYSLSDLRNLEFPLVIPKEELLPCPPPSLNQHEMILMMQVTELKCGGFVIGLKFNHMVFDGVGAGHFLNAIADIVRGLPGPAVEPVWLRKAIPAPPMRHPKPPPTVAYNFARSLRDFPPHAVNAIKDSYARGTSNRCTTFDALAAVLWRSRVRAIGLEPEADAHLVFPANVRHLVNAAGGGYYGNCVYCMTITKKSERVARAPVGEIVGWIREAKGSLAAKFAAWAAGDFEEDPFRVPIGYDALNLSDWRAVGFHEVDYGRGAPRCVAPLNDHCFFAGGILLKQPAPEQGVRFVGQVVTKEHEEDFVQQLKEFV, encoded by the exons ATGGAAAGGCATGCAAAACTAAAACTCGCACTGATGACGATGAGCTTCACCGTGACGAAGGTGGCCGAGGAGTTCGTCGCCCCCAGCGGCGGCACCGCCGCCGCCGAGCTGAGTCTCCCCCTCTCGTCCTTGGACCATGCCATGGGCCTCAGATTCTTCGTCGAAGTGGTCGCCGCTTATGAAGGCGGCGGCCTGCTTCAGTCCCCAGCAGACGCCATCAGAGCCGCGCTGGCTAGTGCGCTGGCCCACTACTACCCGGTCGCCGGCCGGCTCGTGGTGTCGGACGAGGGAGAACTGGAGGTGGCTTGCACCGGCGAGGGGGTGTGGTTCGTCGAGGCGAAGGCGAGCCGGTACAGCCTGAGCGATCTGAGGAACCTAGAGTTCCCTCTGGTAATCCCCAAGGAGGAGCTCCTCCCATGTCCGCCCCCGAGTTTGAACCAGCACGAGATGATCTTGATGATGCAG GTGACGGAGCTCAAGTGTGGCGGCTTCGTGATCGGACTTAAATTTAACCACATGGTGTTCGACGGCGTCGGAGCCGGCCACTTCCTGAACGCCATCGCCGACATCGTCCGAGGTCTCCCCGGCCCTGCCGTCGAGCCGGTCTGGCTCAGAAAGGCGATCCCGGCCCCGCCGATGCGCCACCCGAAGCCCCCTCCGACGGTCGCCTACAACTTCGCTCGCTCACTCCGCGACTTCCCGCCTCACGCCGTCAACGCGATCAAAGACTCGTACGCGCGGGGGACGTCCAACCGCTGCACCACCTTCGACGCGTTGGCCGCCGTCCTCTGGCGGAGCCGCGTCCGCGCCATCGGCCTCGAGCCGGAGGCCGATGCCCACCTCGTCTTCCCGGCCAACGTGCGCCACCTGGTGAATGCTGCCGGCGGCGGCTACTACGGCAACTGCGTCTACTGCATGACGATAACGAAAAAGAGCGAGCGGGTGGCGCGCGCCCCGGTGGGCGAGATAGTGGGGTGGATACGCGAGGCGAAGGGGAGCCTGGCGGCCAAGTTCGCCGCGTGGGCGGCGGGCGACTTCGAGGAAGACCCGTTCAGAGTCCCGATCGGATACGATGCGCTGAACCTGTCGGACTGGAGGGCAGTGGGGTTCCACGAGGTGGACTACGGGAGAGGGGCGCCGCGGTGCGTGGCGCCGCTCAACGACCACTGTTTCTTCGCTGGCGGGATCCTTCTGAAGCAGCCGGCGCCGGAGCAGGGGGTGCGGTTCGTGGGACAAGTCGTGACCAAGGAGCACGAAGAGGATTTCGTGCAGCAACTGAAGGAATTCGTGTAA
- the LOC122041195 gene encoding N-(5'-phosphoribosyl)anthranilate isomerase 1, chloroplastic-like isoform X1, whose amino-acid sequence MATLGLTRSLSWLPLQHHDEQRTTSISCITMNSSGVSAGAIESLSAETGFKMIKPIVKMCGVTSARDAELAANAGASLIGMIVWPHSKRSVSLATAKEISKVARDCGSKPVGVFVDDDADTILRASDAADLELVQLHGDGSRSLLPIILQHNQVIYVLHADEDGKLLNHLAMENSSLVDWILVDSAKGGSGKGFNWQKFKLPSVRSNHGWLLAGGLHPDNVAEAVGALKPDGVDVSSGICDEGGIDKDPMRISSFMDKVKSMSY is encoded by the exons ATGGCTACTTTGGGGCTCACGCGTTCACTTTCATGGCTCCCTTTGCAACATCACGACG AACAGCGAACCACGAGCATTTCATGTATTACTATGAACTCTTCTGGTGTATCTGCTGGTGCCATTGAATCCTTGTCTGCCGAAACAGGATTTAAAATGATTAAGCCTATTGTTAAAATGTGTGGTGTTACATCAGCAAGGGATGCTGAATTGGCTGCAAATGCTGGTGCTAGCCTCATTGGCATGATTGTTTGGCCACATTCAAAGCGTTCAGTCTCATTAGCGACAGCTAAAGAAATCTCCAAAGTTGCACGAGATTGTGGTTCAAAGCCTGTTGGTgtctttgttgatgatgatgCAGACACGATATTGCGAGCTTCTGATGCAGCTGACCTTGAGCTTGTTCAA CTTCATGGTGATGGTTCTCGTTCCTTGCTCCCCATTATCTTGCAACATAACCAAGTTATATATGTACTCCATGCCGATGAAGACGGTAAACTTCTCAACCATTTGGCCATGGAGAATTCTTCTTTAGTTGATTGGATTCTGGTGGATAGCGCTAAAGGTGGCAG TGGTAAAGGATTTAACTGGCAAAAGTTCAAGTTGCCATCTGTTAGAAGCAACCATGGCTGGCTATTGGCTGGAGGACTTCATCCTGACAATGTTGCTGAGGCTGTTGGTGCCCTTAAGCCCGATGGAGTCGATGTCAGCAGCGGCATATGCGACGAGGGTGGTATCGACAAAGATCCCATGAGAATATCTTCCTTCATGGACAAAGTAAAATCTATGAGTTATTGA
- the LOC122041195 gene encoding N-(5'-phosphoribosyl)anthranilate isomerase 1, chloroplastic-like isoform X2: MNSSGVSAGAIESLSAETGFKMIKPIVKMCGVTSARDAELAANAGASLIGMIVWPHSKRSVSLATAKEISKVARDCGSKPVGVFVDDDADTILRASDAADLELVQLHGDGSRSLLPIILQHNQVIYVLHADEDGKLLNHLAMENSSLVDWILVDSAKGGSGKGFNWQKFKLPSVRSNHGWLLAGGLHPDNVAEAVGALKPDGVDVSSGICDEGGIDKDPMRISSFMDKVKSMSY, translated from the exons ATGAACTCTTCTGGTGTATCTGCTGGTGCCATTGAATCCTTGTCTGCCGAAACAGGATTTAAAATGATTAAGCCTATTGTTAAAATGTGTGGTGTTACATCAGCAAGGGATGCTGAATTGGCTGCAAATGCTGGTGCTAGCCTCATTGGCATGATTGTTTGGCCACATTCAAAGCGTTCAGTCTCATTAGCGACAGCTAAAGAAATCTCCAAAGTTGCACGAGATTGTGGTTCAAAGCCTGTTGGTgtctttgttgatgatgatgCAGACACGATATTGCGAGCTTCTGATGCAGCTGACCTTGAGCTTGTTCAA CTTCATGGTGATGGTTCTCGTTCCTTGCTCCCCATTATCTTGCAACATAACCAAGTTATATATGTACTCCATGCCGATGAAGACGGTAAACTTCTCAACCATTTGGCCATGGAGAATTCTTCTTTAGTTGATTGGATTCTGGTGGATAGCGCTAAAGGTGGCAG TGGTAAAGGATTTAACTGGCAAAAGTTCAAGTTGCCATCTGTTAGAAGCAACCATGGCTGGCTATTGGCTGGAGGACTTCATCCTGACAATGTTGCTGAGGCTGTTGGTGCCCTTAAGCCCGATGGAGTCGATGTCAGCAGCGGCATATGCGACGAGGGTGGTATCGACAAAGATCCCATGAGAATATCTTCCTTCATGGACAAAGTAAAATCTATGAGTTATTGA
- the LOC122041196 gene encoding pentatricopeptide repeat-containing protein At5g25630-like — translation MKCMVDCKIEHTPLDASAKDLGKQSMKQERLYVDLSTKEYHKWGTTRKAISSSYSRKHEICTTCLKGNRCQTVLTRTKKMGSLIDEKKPHEASSLFNSLIDEGHKPSVVTYTTLLTALTVQKQFKFIPSLLSQFENSGLKPDSVFFNAIINAFSEAEKIDEAIKIFWKMKQSGCKPTTSTFNTLIKGYGIIGKPEESNLLLDMMSQEENTRPNQQTYNILIKAWCEKKNLIEAWNVYHKMCESGIQPDVVTYNTIARAYTKNGETRRAEVLILEMQTRLCPNERTWAIIVCGYCKEGNMKDALRCVNEMKAFGIRPNIVVFNSLVKGFLDLQDIAGVDEVLAIMEEIAVKPDIVTFSHQLNALCAMGLMTRCMELLSKMVEAGINPDAQVYSILAKGYVRAREPAKAEALLVAMNELGIKANVVTFTTIISGWCSAADMENAMRVFSMMCESGVSPNIKTFETLIWGYGEAKQPWKAEELLDTMRKSGVSPKKNCICLVAEAWKAVGLQNEASRVLGSLNDSNARHKESDLSLHLWNKEQLNQGQVYCFANSNSTQIANPLTDGGQRFKTNGIGRASQYAEVSSETFQIFTKSALISPAFRFGVRNPIKCQKQPGMYSQTTNCKAMFL, via the exons ATGAAGTGCATGGTAGATTGCAAAATAGAGCATACTCCCTTAGATGCTTCAGCTAAGGATCTTGGTAAACAAAGCATGAAGCAAGAACGATTATATGTTGACTTATCAACCAAG GAATACCACAAATGGGGCACAACTAGAAAAGCAATTTCTAGTTCTTACTCTAGAAAGCATGAAATCTGCACTACATGCTTGAAAGGAAACCGATGCCAAACAGTTCTTACAAGAACAAAGAAAATGGGTAGTTTGATTGATGAAAAGAAACCTCATGAAGCATCGTCGTTGTTTAATAGTTTGATTGACGAGGGTCATAAGCCTTCTGTGGTGACATATACAACTCTATTAACTGCTTTGACAGTACAGAAGCAATTTAAATTCATTCCTTCACTACTATCCCAGTTTGAGAACAGTGGACTGAAACCTGACTCAGTTTTCTTCAATGCCATAATTAATGCATTTTCGGAAGCTGAAAAGATTGATGAAGCTATCAAGATCTTCTGGAAGATGAAGCAAAGTGGGTGCAAACCAACAACAAGCACTTTCAATACTCTTATAAAAGGATATGGCATCATTGGCAAACCTGAAGAATCAAATCTGCTTTTGGATATGATGTCTCAAGAGGAGAATACGAGGCCTAATCAGCAAACATACAATATACTCATTAAAGCATGGTGCGAAAAGAAAAATCTAATTGAAGCTTGGAATGTATATCATAAGATGTGTGAGTCTGGCATTCAGCCTGACGTTGTCACATATAATACTATTGCAAGGGCTTATACTAAAAATGGTGAAACAAGGAGAGCTGAAGTGCTAATATTAGAAATGCAGACAAGATTATGTCCAAATGAACGTACTTGGGCCATTATTGTCTGTGGATATTGTAAAGAAGGCAACATGAAAGATGCATTGAGATGTGTAAATGAAATGAAGGCGTTTGGTATTCGTCCAAATATTGTAGTCTTCAACAGTTTAGTCAAAGGATTCCTAGATCTCCAAGATATAGCTGGAGTTGATGAA GTATTAGCAATAATGGAAGAAATCGCGGTCAAGCCAGATATTGTCACATTCAGCCACCAGCTGAATGCATTGTGCGCAATGGGACTGATGACTAGATGCATGGAGCTTCTAAGTAAGATGGTGGAAGCAGGTATTAATCCAGATGCACAAGTATATAGCATCCTCGCCAAAGGTTATGTCCGAGCAAGAGAACCTGCTAAAGCTGAGGCCCTTCTTGTGGCTATGAATGAACTTGGCATAAAGGCCAATGTTGTGACCTTCACAACAATCATCAGTGGCTGGTGTAGTGCAGCAGATATGGAAAATGCAATGAGGGTCTTCTCGATGATGTGTGAGTCCGGTGTTTCACCCAACATAAAGACTTTTGAAACACTTATATGGGGATATGGTGAAGCAAAACAGCCATGGAAGGCTGAAGAACTTCTTGATACCATGAGGAAATCTGGAGTGAGCCCTAAGAAAAACTGTATTTGCCTTGTTGCTGAAGCTTGGAAAGCTGTCGGGTTGCAGAATGAGGCTAGCAGAGTGCTTGGTTCTCTGAATGACTCTAATGCACGTCATAAGGAAAGTGATTTATCTCTTCATTTGTGGAATAAGGAGCAACTGAACCAAGGACAGGTTTATTGTTTTGCAAACTCTAACTCTACACAAATAGCCAATCCACTCACTGATGGTGGACAGAGATTCAAGACCAATGGAATTGGAAGGGCCTCACAGTATGCTGAGGTTAGTTCTGAGACCTTTCAAATTTTCACAAAATCAGCATTAATCAGCCCTGCCTTCAGATTTGGAGTTAGGAACCCAATCAAATGCCAGAAACAGCCTGGGATGTACAGCCAAACTACGAATTGCAAAGCTATGTTCCTATAG